One segment of Castanea sativa cultivar Marrone di Chiusa Pesio chromosome 3, ASM4071231v1 DNA contains the following:
- the LOC142629657 gene encoding uncharacterized protein LOC142629657, translating to MKHFRFLLLLLSLFQIIASYSMIMVGGIDSSTDREALLAFKSLVSDPQNALYGWNISSSHCTWFGVNCTSNGTQVQSLSLTSLGLFGNIPPQLSNLTSLKTLNLYNNSFFGQIPSEFARLTSLQRIILATNNISGTIPISLSDCLMLEQMSFENSKLTGLLPSELGQLPRLKILDVSMNNLTGAIPSTFGNLSTITNLSIARTNISGKIPNELGRLQNLVMLQLSENQLSGEIPFSIFNISSLEYLSLTQNRLVGKLPSNIGLTLPNIRELHLGRNSLEGPIPSSLSNASHIEFLDLPSNNFTGPIPLLGNLKNLAKLILGRNKLSSTTEQNFQVFDSLTKCTKLEYIFLNSNQLAGELPSSVANLSFNLQQFCIDDNLLTGSFPQGFERYQNLVALSIQQNSFRGQIPKSIGKLQKLQILQVHENLFSGEIPDIFSNLTQLYELYMGNNQLSGRIPMSIATCQLLEKLVLAGTAVNGSIPKQIFELPQLKFLILANNTLSGSLPYEFGHLRQREIMDISGNQLSGYIPAITERYSSLRRLNIARNKITGSLPKSLEYLAALESLDLSSNNLSGLIPKELQNLHVLETLNLSFNSFEGDVPKNGVFAKTRWDSLQGNSRLCAFDHDAAEKLRVNTCVTKKKSNSHLVLEVTIPISAIILLVCALCLVWALITKKKSKIRNNGTSSSVVKGLPPRLSYSEIQLGTNGFATENLLGKGAFGSVYRAVFSTGENGTQTTVAVKVLDLTQSKASKSFDAECEALRNIRHRNLVKVITSCSSIDHTGAAFKALAMKFMSNGNLDKWLYPEDVECGSTLTLTQRLNISIDVATALDYLHHDCDPPVVHCDLKPGNVLLDEDMTAHVGDFGLARFLSHNSSQNESSTIGLKGSIGYIAPEYGLGGKASTSGDVYSFGILLLEMIIAKKPTDRMFQEGLSLNKFISEVHESKILDIADPRLFKDYESVTRSSSTSCSIGGESSSSSSNNNNNNNITLRSEECVAAMVGVGLSCAAHSSKERFTMREALSKLQEIKRSFIGS from the exons atGAAGCATTTCCGTTTCTTATtgcttcttctctccctctttcaaATCATTGCAAGTTACAGCATGATAATGGTGGGAGGCATTGACTCCAGCACTGACAGAGAAGCCCTTCTAGCTTTCAAATCCTTAGTTTCTGATCCTCAGAATGCACTCTATGGATGGAACATTAGTTCATCTCATTGTACATGGTTTGGTGTGAACTGCACCAGCAATGGAACACAAGTCCAATCACTAAGCCTTACCAGTCTTGGGCTCTTTGGCAATATTCCCCCTCAGCTCTCCAACCTTACTTCCCTTAAAACTCTAAACCTTTACAACAACTCTTTTTTTGGTCAAATTCCTTCTGAGTTTGCCCGTCTTACTAGCCTTCAGCGTATAATTCTCGCCACAAACAACATCAGTGGCACCATTCCTATTAGTCTATCTGATTGTCTTATGCTTGAACagatgagttttgagaacagcAAACTTACCGGTCTCCTTCCTAGTGAACTAGGCCAACTTCCTAGACTGAAAATCCTTGATGTGTCCATGAACAATCTTACCGGTGCAATCCCCTCTACTTTTGGCAATCTCTCCACTATCACCAATCTCAGCATAGCAAGAACCAACATATCTGGCAAAATTCCAAATGAGTTGGGTCGTCTCCAAAATCTTGTCATGCTTCAACTCTCGGAGAATCAATTAAGTGGTGAGATACCCTTTTCGATTTTCAACATATCCTCCTTGGAGTACTTATCTCTCACACAAAACAGGCTTGTTGGAAAGCTGCCATCCAATATAGGTCTTACCCTTCCCAACATAAGGGAACTCCACCTGGGGCGCAATAGTTTGGAAGGGCCAATACCAAGTTCTTTATCCAATGCTTCACATATTGAATTCCTTGATCTCCCCTCAAATAATTTCACTGGACCTATTCCTTTACTTGGTAACTTGAAAAATCTTGCCAAATTAATTCTTGGCCGAAACAAATTATCTTCTACAACAGAGCAGAATTTTCAAGTATTTGATTCCCTTACAAAATGTACCAAGTTAGAGTACATCTTTCTCAATTCCAACCAATTAGCTGGTGAGCTTCCCAGTTCGGTTGCAAATCTCTCATTCAATCTCCAACAATTTTGTATTGATGATAATTTGTTGACCGGTAGCTTCCCTCAAGGATTTGAGAGGTACCAAAACCTTGTAGCCTTATCAATTCAACAAAATTCTTTCAGAGGCCAAATACCAAAGTCCATTGGAAAGCTTCAGAAACTACAAATACTTCAGGTGCATGAAAACCTCTTCTCCGGAGAAATTCCTGACATCTTTAGCAATCTCACACAACTATATGAGCTCTATATGGGAAATAACCAGTTATCTGGTAGAATTCCCATGAGTATAGCTACATGCCAGCTGTTAGAGAAACTTGTTCTAGCTGGGACAGCGGTCAATGGAAGCATTCCAAAGCAAATTTTTGAGCTTCCCCAgctaaaatttttgatattgGCGAATAACACTTTAAGCGGTTCTCTGCCCTACGAATTTGGCCATTTGAGACAGCGTGAAATCATGGACATTTCTGGAAACCAGCTATCCGGATATATTCCTGCAATAACTGAGAGATACTCAAGTTTGCGCAGGCTCAACATTGCAAGAAATAAGATAACTGGCTCATTACCGAAGTCGCTGGAATATCTAGCGGCACTGGAGAGCTTGGATCTTTCTTCCAACAATCTCTCAGGCCTAATCCCCAAAGAGTTGCAGAACCTTCATGTTTTGGAGACGTTAAATTTGTCTTTCAACAGCTTTGAAGGAGATGTACCGAAAAATGGTGTCTTTGCAAAAACCAGATGGGATTCTCTCCAGGGAAACTCCAGGCTCTGTGCATTTGACCATGATGCTGCCGAAAAGCTAAGAGTCAATACCTGTGTCACAAAAAAGAAGTCAAATTCTCATTTAGTACTCGAAGTCACTATTCCAATTTCTGCTATCATTTTGCTTGTCTGTGCATTGTGTTTAGTGTGGGCACTAATCACCAAAAAGAAGAGCAAGATAAGAAACAATGGAACTTCCTCATCTGTAGTCAAGGGTTTACCCCCAAGGCTATCTTACTCAGAAATCCAGCTTGGTACAAATGGTTTTGCCACAGAAAATTTGTTAGGGAAGGGAGCGTTTGGGTCTGTTTATAGAGCTGTTTTCAGTACTGGTGAGAATGGAACCCAGACCACAGTTGCAGTGAAGGTTCTAGACTTGACACAAAGTAAAGCTTCCAAGAGTTTTGATGCAGAATGTGAAGCTCTAAGAAACATCCGCCATCGGAACCTTGTTAAGGTGATCACTTCTTGCTCTAGCATTGATCACACAGGAGCTGCATTCAAGGCTTTGGCTATGAAATTCATGTCTAACGGTAACTTGGATAAGTGGTTGTATCCAGAGGATGTTGAATGTGGATCAACTCTGACATTAACCCAGAGACTGAATATTTCCATTGATGTAGCTACTGCCTTAGATTACCTACATCATGATTGTGATCCACCAGTAGTCCATTGCGATTTGAAACCCGGAAATGTGCTTTTGGACGAAGATATGACTGCTCATGTTGGAGATTTTGGGTTAGCAAGGTTTCTCTCCCATAATTCATCACAGAATGAAAGCAGCACAATTGGTCTAAAAGGCTCAATTGGTTACATTGCTCCAG AGTATGGCTTGGGCGGAAAGGCTTCAACCAGTGGGGATGTCTATAGCTTTGGAATACTGCTGCTTGAGATGATCATTGCCAAGAAGCCCACAGATAGGATGTTCCAGGAAGGTTTAAGCCTAAACAAGTTCATCTCTGAAGTGCACGAGAGTAAAATCTTGGATATTGCTGATCCAAGGCTTTTCAAGGATTATGAATCTGTAACACGAAGCAGCAGTACTAGTTGTTCTATTGGCGGAgaaagcagcagcagcagcagcaacaacaacaacaacaacaacattacTTTAAGAAGTGAGGAGTGTGTGGCTGCAATGGTGGGAGTTGGATTATCTTGTGCTGCTCATTCATCAAAAGAACGTTTTACTATGAGAGAAGCCTTATCCAAGTTGCAAGAGATTAAAAGGAGTTTTATAGGATCTTGA